The Acetivibrio cellulolyticus CD2 genome has a segment encoding these proteins:
- a CDS encoding Tn3 family transposase yields QSEVAFAFCHLLGFNLMPRLKNIGKAKLYRPDAGISDMYPNLQPILTRNINWELIRQQYDQMVKYATALRLGTAETEAIMKRFQRNNEIKHPTYLAFMELGKAIKTIFLCEYLRSEELRIEIHEGLNVIENWNSANGFIFYGKGGEISTNRYEDQEIAVLTLHLLQNCLVYVNTLMIQKVLTQSKWYDIMTQEDFRALTPLIYTHINPYGNFDLNMEERIPIDIAIN; encoded by the coding sequence CAAAGTGAAGTTGCCTTTGCTTTTTGTCATCTTTTAGGATTTAATTTGATGCCTAGATTAAAGAATATTGGAAAGGCAAAACTATATCGCCCTGATGCTGGTATATCAGATATGTATCCAAATTTGCAACCTATATTGACAAGAAATATCAATTGGGAACTTATAAGACAGCAATATGACCAAATGGTTAAATATGCTACTGCCTTACGTCTTGGAACTGCTGAAACCGAAGCCATTATGAAAAGATTTCAAAGAAATAATGAAATTAAACATCCTACATATCTTGCATTTATGGAACTGGGTAAAGCTATAAAAACTATTTTTCTTTGTGAATATTTAAGGTCAGAGGAATTAAGAATTGAGATTCATGAAGGTCTTAATGTTATAGAAAACTGGAATTCAGCTAACGGATTTATTTTTTATGGAAAAGGTGGAGAAATATCAACCAACAGGTATGAAGACCAAGAAATTGCAGTTTTGACATTACATTTATTACAAAATTGCCTTGTGTACGTTAATACTTTAATGATTCAAAAAGTTCTTACACAAAGCAAGTGGTATGATATTATGACACAAGAAGACTTCCGAGCACTCACACCACTTATCTATACACATATAAACCCATACGGAAACTTTGATTTGAATATGGAGGAAAGAATACCAATAGACATTGCCATAAATTAA
- a CDS encoding response regulator: MGKSYIICVDDEMIILRSLREQLELEFGGNYNIEIAESGEEALALIEEFLEAGEEIPLVISDYIMPGIKGDKLLEEIMNISPKTISILLTGQASMTGIKNALNNGGIFKYIPKPWERKDLYTAVHEALKVYHENERRLDKNKELKQANLLLAREAMESDEEIKKSTDALESLRKVSTVNRITEELSDAVGVSLKSIKSAIESIRTLRDNISDTDPASVEVYIKSVDSFYNDASYTINQLVSVFQSNMIKYLTEPADNIDVTKLLNNISLLNKTTVQSTDLLHNDKAQADMVPKMRIEKIAAWENEEMYLFNYDEILFFSKEENSTIVVTRGSGSIRVTRGKVNVNLWQCLLVFFPPYSNQSFRMGLYVYR, translated from the coding sequence ATGGGCAAATCTTACATCATTTGCGTTGACGATGAAATGATTATTCTTCGGAGTTTGAGAGAACAGTTGGAGCTTGAATTCGGTGGAAATTATAATATAGAAATAGCTGAAAGCGGAGAGGAAGCACTGGCGCTGATAGAAGAATTTCTTGAGGCGGGGGAAGAAATTCCGTTGGTCATCTCTGATTACATCATGCCTGGTATTAAAGGGGATAAGTTACTTGAAGAAATAATGAATATAAGCCCTAAGACGATATCGATTTTGCTTACGGGACAAGCTAGTATGACTGGTATAAAGAATGCTCTTAATAACGGTGGAATATTTAAGTACATACCAAAGCCATGGGAAAGAAAGGACCTTTATACGGCTGTTCATGAGGCTTTGAAAGTCTACCATGAAAATGAAAGAAGGCTGGATAAAAACAAAGAGCTCAAACAAGCGAACTTATTGCTTGCAAGAGAGGCCATGGAAAGCGATGAAGAAATTAAAAAGAGCACAGATGCTTTGGAGTCTTTAAGGAAAGTTTCAACAGTTAACCGTATAACGGAGGAGTTATCTGATGCGGTTGGAGTTTCTCTAAAATCTATAAAATCAGCAATTGAGTCAATAAGGACGCTTCGTGATAATATAAGTGATACTGATCCTGCAAGCGTTGAAGTATATATTAAAAGTGTTGACTCTTTTTATAATGATGCATCTTATACGATAAATCAGCTTGTTAGCGTATTTCAAAGCAATATGATCAAGTATTTGACAGAGCCTGCTGATAATATTGATGTAACGAAGCTTTTGAATAATATTTCTTTACTGAATAAAACAACTGTGCAGAGTACTGATTTGTTGCATAACGATAAAGCCCAGGCTGATATGGTGCCAAAGATGCGTATTGAAAAAATAGCTGCATGGGAAAATGAAGAAATGTATTTGTTTAACTATGATGAGATTTTATTTTTCTCCAAAGAAGAAAACTCTACAATTGTGGTAACAAGGGGTAGTGGGAGCATCCGTGTCACCAGGGGCAAAGTAAATGTTAATTTATGGCAATGTCTATTGGTATTCTTTCCTCCATATTCAAATCAAAGTTTCCGTATGGGTTTATATGTGTATAGATAA
- a CDS encoding response regulator — MGKKIILCVDDENIILQSLRNSIKNTFTEFGIEIAESGEEALELFKEIINSGNEVPVVIIDYIMPGMKGDELLKRIHSISERTQKIMLSGQATIEGVTNAINNANLYKYIEKPWNNEELKVLIQEAVERYDAISYLDLENSALMGKKEMLEKEIREKVLKLEDMRQELKEKGKDLDPDEVERNLKLLCNLYEKITLIKSKVDLSVSEDNIGIDEIEEIIQTLNNIRT, encoded by the coding sequence ATGGGAAAGAAAATAATTCTATGCGTCGATGATGAAAATATCATTCTACAGAGCCTCAGAAATTCAATAAAAAATACATTCACAGAGTTTGGTATTGAAATAGCCGAAAGCGGAGAGGAAGCCTTAGAATTATTTAAAGAAATAATTAATTCAGGGAACGAAGTTCCTGTTGTTATTATAGACTATATAATGCCGGGCATGAAAGGCGACGAGCTTCTGAAAAGGATTCATTCCATATCTGAAAGAACGCAGAAAATAATGCTGTCAGGGCAGGCAACCATTGAAGGAGTTACAAATGCGATAAACAACGCAAACCTTTATAAATATATTGAGAAACCGTGGAATAATGAGGAGTTGAAAGTATTAATTCAAGAGGCTGTTGAACGTTATGATGCCATTTCGTATCTGGATTTGGAGAACAGTGCTTTGATGGGAAAAAAAGAAATGTTAGAAAAGGAAATCAGAGAAAAAGTACTTAAGCTTGAAGATATGAGACAAGAGCTCAAGGAAAAGGGCAAAGATTTGGATCCAGATGAAGTGGAGAGAAATCTTAAATTACTTTGTAATTTATATGAGAAGATTACACTGATCAAGTCAAAAGTCGATTTGTCCGTAAGTGAAGATAATATAGGTATTGATGAAATTGAAGAAATTATTCAAACTCTTAACAATATCAGGACATGA
- a CDS encoding class 1 isoprenoid biosynthesis enzyme: MHFFEDFKEDLSYVFQHCRKRINEYPPIFQSEGINFLDKYDVLKKESNKNYICYLLPFWLKDSLGIENEIAKKISIANTFLMLYFLIQDDIIDQPACKNKGTLLPLGNLFMLDFMHCYHELFPAGSPFWTYLQEYTYIWSKSMLWENTDVDSTQTAFTSEDLNIMAYKAAPLKVAAVAACLLGDKKELIKPISDTVDLILTSLQVVDDWIDWQEDLISGNRNYILSGVLSKKGIHSYSMLNEADVKRTLFFSDVLVDLFSIIDSNHLKISDLGKDAFPYLISFHKSFLDYSSKLNIELNEDRNVLVNGGLNYYMYNYHKKKEHT, from the coding sequence ATGCACTTTTTTGAAGATTTTAAAGAAGACCTATCATATGTATTTCAACACTGCCGTAAAAGAATAAACGAATATCCTCCAATCTTTCAAAGTGAAGGTATAAATTTTCTTGACAAGTATGATGTACTAAAGAAAGAGAGCAATAAAAACTACATCTGTTACCTCCTTCCGTTCTGGCTCAAGGATTCACTGGGCATTGAAAATGAAATTGCTAAAAAAATATCAATTGCCAATACCTTTCTAATGCTCTACTTTTTGATACAAGATGATATTATAGATCAACCGGCCTGCAAAAATAAAGGAACTCTGCTTCCCCTTGGGAACCTTTTTATGCTCGATTTTATGCACTGCTACCATGAATTATTTCCGGCTGGTTCGCCATTCTGGACCTACCTGCAAGAGTATACATATATTTGGTCAAAAAGCATGCTGTGGGAAAATACGGACGTTGATAGTACGCAAACTGCTTTCACTTCTGAAGATCTCAATATAATGGCATATAAAGCAGCCCCCTTAAAGGTAGCTGCAGTTGCAGCATGTTTATTGGGTGATAAAAAAGAACTCATTAAACCGATTTCTGATACTGTCGATTTGATCCTTACAAGTCTTCAGGTCGTGGATGACTGGATTGATTGGCAGGAAGACCTTATATCCGGAAATCGCAACTACATTTTAAGCGGAGTTTTATCAAAAAAAGGTATTCATTCTTACTCTATGCTAAACGAAGCTGATGTCAAAAGAACTTTGTTTTTTTCCGACGTTTTGGTTGATCTGTTCTCTATTATCGATAGCAATCACCTAAAAATTTCAGACCTCGGAAAAGATGCTTTTCCTTACTTGATTTCTTTTCATAAGAGCTTTTTAGATTACAGTTCAAAGCTCAATATTGAATTGAATGAAGATAGGAACGTTTTAGTAAATGGTGGGCTCAACTATTACATGTATAATTATCATAAGAAAAAAGAACATACCTGA
- a CDS encoding ATP-binding protein yields the protein MKKESAISKMRFLIMFFVILPVCIFQMQSFASPDLGLVGIEKQWEYYPEDLPSECIDLPRWTKEEQDKVPWRKVDAKEGLSGLDQKTKAVWFKNSIPEGNLQGKCIYFELVYGQSIEVYIDGKIVYEKSRRYLFDINRFIIPLEADSGGKTIYIRTQSIYGKFGPAGKISIGSYNTLYPEFFFEDFFNIPLGLSFVLMGLILFVFALFLLKDRKKEFLILGLIVLILGLMAAIYPTLIILFSNFDQYLTLTFSICLLLLVVFLMYFFLQIFGPGRKNILKKSFYFQATYSVFCIAVYIIDILSGYKIVEFEYFISINLLGIIMVIQFAMLIGTSILYAFKGNADAKIFTAGFSLFALTCGIELILFIIIKDYEFFLWKWGILLFILSLGLILGRRSAINFTKVITYSKELELKNIELDSMWKEIKESRDKLADLNITLEKRVSERTEQLQEANEELSLLNEELIASNNELGSTLETLRETQDYLIKSEKMAALGQLVSGVAHEINTPLGAIQASITNISESLDQVYKSLPEINRFLNEENSPYFFEILNMATQNQVYISSREEREYRRSIIKQLEEYRVEDSEGIAENLVTMGVFDIQAFKGVFRCENYAFIIKVAYLFSSIQKNSHTISIATDKTSKVVFALKSYAHQSEHTQMIEVDITDNIEMTLTLYHNRIKHNVEVIRNYEEVSPILGYPDELNQIWANLIHNALQAMDFKGTLTIDINGKGENVIVSITDSGKGIPDEIKDRIFEPFFTTKPQGEGSGMGLDIVKRIVEKHNGEITVESMPGKTTFTVSIPK from the coding sequence ATGAAAAAAGAGTCAGCAATTTCGAAAATGCGTTTTTTGATTATGTTTTTTGTAATTCTGCCTGTTTGTATATTCCAGATGCAAAGCTTTGCAAGCCCTGATTTGGGTCTTGTTGGAATTGAAAAACAATGGGAGTATTACCCTGAGGATTTGCCATCTGAGTGTATTGATTTACCAAGGTGGACAAAGGAAGAGCAGGATAAAGTGCCGTGGAGAAAAGTCGATGCCAAAGAGGGTTTGTCGGGTCTGGATCAAAAGACTAAGGCTGTTTGGTTTAAAAATAGTATCCCGGAAGGGAATTTGCAAGGCAAATGTATATATTTTGAACTTGTTTATGGCCAATCAATTGAAGTTTATATTGATGGGAAAATAGTCTATGAAAAAAGCCGCAGATATTTATTTGATATAAACAGGTTTATAATACCTTTGGAGGCTGATAGTGGCGGAAAGACAATATATATTAGAACTCAGTCTATTTATGGAAAGTTTGGTCCTGCCGGGAAGATTTCAATAGGGAGTTACAATACTTTGTACCCTGAGTTTTTCTTTGAAGACTTTTTCAATATTCCGTTAGGATTGAGTTTTGTATTGATGGGGCTGATTCTATTTGTTTTTGCACTGTTCTTATTAAAAGACAGAAAAAAGGAGTTTCTTATATTAGGGCTAATAGTACTTATATTAGGTCTAATGGCTGCAATTTATCCTACGCTTATTATTCTTTTTAGCAATTTCGATCAGTACCTTACACTGACATTCAGTATATGTCTTTTACTGCTTGTCGTTTTTTTGATGTATTTTTTCCTTCAGATTTTTGGTCCGGGACGAAAAAATATATTAAAAAAGTCTTTTTACTTCCAAGCTACATATTCAGTTTTTTGTATTGCAGTGTATATTATTGATATTTTATCGGGATATAAAATTGTGGAATTTGAATATTTTATATCGATAAATCTTTTGGGCATAATTATGGTGATTCAGTTTGCAATGCTCATCGGAACTTCAATACTCTATGCATTTAAGGGAAATGCAGATGCAAAAATATTTACAGCAGGGTTTTCTCTTTTTGCACTGACGTGCGGGATAGAGTTAATTCTGTTTATAATTATCAAAGACTACGAATTCTTTTTATGGAAATGGGGGATTTTGCTTTTTATTCTTTCATTAGGGCTTATTTTAGGACGGAGGTCAGCAATAAACTTTACTAAAGTAATAACCTATTCAAAGGAGCTTGAATTGAAAAATATTGAGTTGGACAGCATGTGGAAAGAGATTAAAGAATCAAGGGATAAGCTGGCAGATCTTAATATTACTCTGGAAAAACGAGTATCTGAGAGAACGGAACAGCTTCAGGAGGCTAATGAGGAACTTTCTCTCTTAAATGAAGAATTGATTGCATCAAATAATGAACTTGGAAGTACACTTGAAACACTTAGAGAAACACAAGATTATCTAATAAAATCAGAAAAAATGGCAGCTTTGGGTCAACTTGTGTCAGGTGTTGCGCACGAAATCAATACTCCTCTCGGTGCAATACAGGCTTCTATAACAAATATTTCGGAATCATTGGATCAAGTTTATAAAAGTTTACCGGAGATTAACAGGTTTTTAAATGAGGAAAATAGCCCGTATTTTTTTGAAATTCTTAATATGGCAACTCAAAATCAAGTTTATATTTCTTCAAGGGAAGAGCGTGAATACCGACGCAGTATTATAAAGCAGCTGGAAGAATACAGGGTTGAAGATTCAGAGGGAATTGCTGAAAATCTTGTGACAATGGGAGTTTTTGATATTCAAGCTTTTAAAGGGGTATTCCGTTGTGAAAATTATGCTTTTATAATAAAAGTTGCATATTTGTTTTCAAGTATTCAAAAGAATTCTCACACAATATCAATAGCAACAGATAAAACGTCCAAAGTTGTTTTTGCGTTAAAATCATATGCACATCAAAGTGAACACACGCAAATGATTGAGGTTGATATAACTGACAACATTGAAATGACTCTTACATTGTACCATAATAGAATCAAACACAATGTAGAGGTAATAAGAAACTATGAAGAGGTTTCGCCTATTCTTGGATATCCGGATGAACTGAACCAGATTTGGGCTAATTTGATTCACAATGCGCTGCAGGCTATGGATTTCAAGGGGACACTTACAATTGATATTAACGGTAAAGGTGAGAATGTTATTGTTAGCATTACCGACAGCGGCAAAGGTATACCGGATGAAATTAAAGACAGGATATTTGAACCGTTCTTTACAACAAAGCCTCAGGGAGAAGGAAGTGGTATGGGGTTGGATATTGTTAAACGTATAGTTGAAAAACATAATGGCGAAATAACGGTTGAGAGTATGCCGGGGAAGACTACCTTTACTGTTTCAATACCAAAATGA
- a CDS encoding TasA family protein, producing the protein MKKSIFITAIISTVIISMLVGAGTMALFTSNAVNANNPFTAGTVIIKDISAQPAVSTTKFFSNLAPGDSEIFDVTVQNMGTLAARVNIKEIQKSGTIFEGKYPLTLTVQDNNWQIIEPGKTATFKVVYNFSLEADNSYQGAKGSANIVVYAEQVRNNVQKTVLTADLTKSPIAASGLKTSCTAYYDSGYGVHTFVNGDNFQAEFDLTSTPSTAVLTLNQLSSMIPGGGYSPINLIVNGKYVLTEYQPKGSAGYVAEDFSIKDYLVKGTNVIKIEATSKMRSKYWLRDLTLTMQ; encoded by the coding sequence ATGAAAAAAAGTATATTTATCACAGCAATAATATCTACAGTAATTATATCAATGTTAGTTGGTGCAGGTACTATGGCACTGTTTACAAGCAACGCAGTCAATGCAAATAATCCGTTTACAGCAGGAACGGTAATTATTAAGGATATATCTGCTCAACCAGCAGTATCAACAACAAAGTTCTTTAGTAATTTAGCACCTGGTGACAGTGAGATTTTTGATGTTACTGTGCAAAACATGGGAACACTTGCAGCTAGAGTAAATATTAAAGAAATTCAAAAAAGCGGAACTATTTTTGAAGGTAAATATCCTTTGACATTAACTGTTCAGGATAATAACTGGCAGATAATTGAACCTGGTAAGACAGCGACATTCAAGGTTGTATATAACTTTTCGCTTGAAGCAGATAATTCATATCAGGGTGCAAAAGGTTCTGCAAATATAGTAGTGTATGCTGAACAGGTTAGAAATAACGTTCAAAAGACAGTTTTGACAGCTGATCTTACAAAAAGTCCAATAGCAGCAAGTGGCTTGAAGACTTCATGCACAGCATATTATGATTCCGGTTACGGTGTACATACTTTTGTCAACGGAGATAACTTTCAGGCAGAGTTTGATTTAACCAGCACACCATCAACAGCAGTACTTACTCTCAATCAGCTATCTTCAATGATACCAGGTGGTGGATATTCACCTATAAATTTAATTGTTAATGGCAAATATGTTTTAACCGAATACCAGCCTAAAGGGTCGGCTGGATATGTAGCAGAGGACTTTAGTATAAAAGATTATTTGGTAAAAGGAACTAATGTAATAAAGATTGAAGCAACAAGCAAAATGCGTTCAAAGTACTGGTTAAGAGATTTAACTTTGACTATGCAGTAA
- a CDS encoding signal peptidase I: MLKVKMVLGKVILGTIILTTIFSLCFVIAAKMTGSSPNVFGYEILTVLSGSMEPSIKTGSIIVIKEKSPMDTYEAGEVVTFRSKDYNMLVTHRIVSEKIVNDTCQYVTKGDNNNAEDLNYITPEDIVGKYIGVRIPFAGYIFSFLKTKSGIIFLLLISFIVLAVPNLIKSLKIAYKCSVDSKM; encoded by the coding sequence ATGTTAAAAGTGAAAATGGTTTTAGGAAAGGTTATTTTAGGTACAATTATTTTAACAACTATTTTTAGTTTGTGTTTTGTAATAGCAGCTAAAATGACTGGCAGTTCTCCAAACGTATTCGGGTATGAAATTCTCACAGTTCTTTCAGGTTCAATGGAGCCTTCCATAAAAACCGGTTCCATTATAGTAATCAAGGAGAAAAGTCCTATGGATACCTATGAGGCTGGAGAAGTTGTGACTTTCAGATCAAAAGATTACAATATGCTGGTAACACATAGAATTGTAAGTGAAAAGATTGTAAATGATACCTGTCAGTACGTAACCAAAGGCGATAATAACAATGCGGAGGACTTAAATTATATTACTCCGGAAGATATAGTAGGAAAATATATTGGGGTTCGTATACCTTTTGCAGGTTATATATTTAGCTTTCTGAAAACAAAAAGCGGGATTATATTCTTACTTCTGATATCCTTCATCGTTTTGGCAGTTCCCAATTTGATAAAATCTCTAAAAATTGCCTATAAGTGCAGTGTAGATTCAAAAATGTAA
- the cls gene encoding cardiolipin synthase, with protein sequence MKAIIRFLYRRVVLISVAIALQLAAIIGVILKFNNYFVHFYWISIFISILAVLWIINDRSNPSYKIAWIIPILLFPIFGGLFYIFFGGKRVSKREKRKMKLMDEKVFKVLKPQKAILNEIIEQSEDASIQSRYIHNNAHYPPYNNTTGEYLPIGEKKFERLKEELKKAKHFIFMEYFIIQEGVMWNNILDILVEKVKEGVDVRIIYDDAGCLLTLPYNYSKKLEKLGIKCCVFNPMIPILYIRLNNRDHRKITIIDGHTGFTGGINLADEYINEIEKHGHWKDTAIMLKGDAVWSMTVMFLSLWECLRNVDEDFNRYKVKSRLDREVSIKGYYQPFSDSPLDDEHVGEIVYLNLINKAKRYVFITTPYLVIDHDMIKALTSAAKGGVDVRIITPHCADKWYVHTVTKSNYKILVESGVKIYEYTPGFIHAKTLVTDDEFGVVGTINMDFRSFFMHYECGVWMYKSSALKDIRDDFLNTLEVCREVKMEDFKDFRWYNALLGSVLRLLAPLM encoded by the coding sequence ATGAAGGCTATTATAAGGTTTCTTTATAGAAGGGTTGTTCTGATATCTGTTGCTATAGCCCTACAATTAGCAGCAATTATTGGTGTTATTCTAAAATTCAATAACTACTTTGTTCATTTCTATTGGATAAGTATATTTATAAGTATACTTGCGGTCTTATGGATTATTAATGACAGGAGTAATCCGTCATATAAGATAGCATGGATTATACCGATACTTCTATTCCCCATTTTTGGAGGCCTGTTTTATATTTTCTTTGGTGGAAAAAGGGTAAGCAAGAGGGAAAAACGTAAAATGAAATTAATGGATGAGAAAGTTTTTAAGGTTTTAAAACCTCAAAAAGCCATTTTGAATGAGATTATAGAGCAAAGTGAGGACGCATCAATTCAGTCAAGATATATTCACAATAATGCGCATTATCCTCCGTATAACAACACGACTGGCGAATATCTGCCAATTGGAGAAAAGAAATTTGAGAGGCTTAAGGAAGAACTGAAGAAAGCAAAGCATTTCATTTTTATGGAGTACTTTATTATTCAGGAAGGAGTTATGTGGAACAATATATTAGATATACTAGTGGAAAAAGTTAAAGAAGGTGTAGATGTTCGTATTATATATGATGATGCCGGCTGTCTTCTTACTTTACCATATAATTATTCTAAAAAGCTTGAAAAGCTTGGGATTAAATGCTGTGTATTCAATCCAATGATTCCTATATTGTACATCAGGTTGAATAATAGGGATCACCGGAAAATCACAATTATAGACGGGCACACGGGATTTACCGGTGGAATAAATCTGGCGGATGAATACATCAATGAAATTGAGAAACATGGGCATTGGAAGGACACTGCAATTATGCTTAAAGGAGATGCTGTGTGGAGCATGACGGTTATGTTTTTATCGTTGTGGGAGTGCCTAAGAAATGTTGATGAGGATTTTAACAGGTACAAGGTCAAAAGTCGATTGGATAGGGAAGTAAGTATAAAAGGATATTATCAACCTTTTTCGGATAGTCCGTTAGATGATGAACATGTTGGGGAAATAGTTTATCTGAATTTAATAAATAAAGCAAAGAGGTATGTTTTTATAACTACTCCATATTTGGTTATTGATCACGACATGATAAAAGCTTTAACTTCAGCTGCTAAAGGGGGAGTTGATGTTCGTATTATTACGCCTCATTGTGCTGATAAGTGGTATGTGCACACAGTCACAAAATCGAATTATAAAATATTGGTTGAAAGTGGCGTGAAAATCTATGAATACACCCCTGGATTTATACATGCAAAAACCCTTGTCACAGATGATGAATTTGGGGTAGTTGGCACCATAAATATGGATTTCCGTAGCTTTTTTATGCATTATGAATGTGGTGTTTGGATGTACAAAAGTAGTGCCCTAAAAGATATCAGAGATGACTTTTTAAATACTTTGGAGGTCTGTAGAGAGGTTAAGATGGAGGATTTTAAAGACTTTAGGTGGTATAATGCTTTACTGGGTTCTGTGCTCAGGCTTTTGGCACCGCTTATGTAA
- a CDS encoding glycoside hydrolase family 5 protein → MTDRTTSRWKGFNLLNLFISKKEADMNGKYERHLGDFSEEYIKWIADWGFNCIRIPMCYRNWVGDEKDFYKMDEVVLEKIDRVIEMGSRNGLHVSLNIHRAPGYCINTEIQEPFDLWKDREAQQLFCFYWETFSKRYKGISGDKLSFDLLNEPPCPEQGKMTEADYVRIMREAINTIREVDNNRKIVVEGLCGGNEPVFELVDTGAIQSCRAYIPFGLSHYMAEWVSDQKWETPVWPGAKQDERPWDRKMLEDHYEKWVKLTRKGIPVICGEGGAYIHTPHEVMLKWMEDVLDILKSNNIGFLLWEFSGEFGIMDSKRRDVTYEDWHGHALDRKMLELMRKY, encoded by the coding sequence ATGACGGACAGGACTACGTCAAGGTGGAAGGGATTTAATCTTTTAAACTTATTTATTTCGAAAAAGGAAGCTGACATGAATGGAAAGTATGAAAGGCATTTAGGCGATTTTTCGGAAGAATATATAAAATGGATTGCGGATTGGGGTTTTAATTGTATTCGTATTCCGATGTGTTATAGGAATTGGGTTGGTGATGAAAAGGATTTTTATAAAATGGACGAAGTTGTCCTTGAAAAGATTGATAGGGTAATTGAGATGGGAAGCAGAAATGGGCTGCACGTATCGCTCAATATACACAGAGCACCTGGGTATTGTATAAACACCGAAATTCAGGAGCCGTTTGACCTCTGGAAGGACAGGGAGGCACAACAGCTTTTCTGCTTCTATTGGGAGACATTCTCCAAACGTTACAAGGGTATTTCCGGTGATAAACTTAGCTTTGACCTGCTAAATGAGCCCCCGTGCCCTGAGCAAGGCAAAATGACAGAGGCTGATTATGTCAGGATTATGAGAGAAGCTATTAATACTATCAGGGAAGTAGATAATAATAGGAAGATAGTAGTAGAGGGGCTGTGTGGTGGAAATGAACCTGTATTCGAATTAGTTGATACTGGTGCTATACAGAGCTGCAGGGCATATATTCCTTTTGGGCTTAGCCATTATATGGCAGAATGGGTTAGTGACCAGAAGTGGGAGACACCTGTCTGGCCGGGTGCAAAGCAGGATGAAAGGCCATGGGATCGAAAAATGCTGGAAGATCACTATGAAAAGTGGGTAAAGCTCACCAGAAAAGGAATTCCTGTAATTTGCGGAGAAGGCGGTGCATATATACATACTCCCCATGAAGTGATGCTAAAATGGATGGAAGATGTTTTAGATATATTGAAGTCAAACAATATTGGATTTTTGCTTTGGGAATTCTCGGGTGAATTTGGAATTATGGATTCTAAACGCAGAGATGTGACTTATGAAGACTGGCATGGACATGCACTAGACAGGAAGATGCTGGAATTGATGCGGAAATACTAA